The DNA segment GGTCGACAAAACACCGTCTTCAATTCGGGACAATCGAAGCCTTCGGTTAGGATCGCCATGTTGATCAACACGTCGAATCGACCAGCGACAAAATCACTGAGTTGCTGTTCCCGATTGCTGGTCGCGGTGACCACGTCTGACCGAATGCCGCGAGCACGAAGCATTGATTCGAGTTCGTTGCACTCGGTTCGGCGGTGAAAGAACACCAGCGATTTTCCCCAGCGGTCGGCGTCGGTGGCTAGCAAGTTGGCGACCGCCGATGGCGTGTAGTCAGGGATGGTGTAGTGGTGATACTGGCTCAGATATCCGTCAGCGATCAGTGCTGCAATGCCTGCGTCGCGAATCACTTGATCAAAGCACAGTTTGATCCGATCGGTGCGATAGGGCGTTGCGGAAAGCCCCAGCGTCCAAGTCGGACGGACCTTGCTGTGCAGGTTCGCCATGCTGGTTGCCGCATCGTGTTGAGCTTCGTCGACGATCAACAAGTCACATGGCGGCGGGTTCTTGTCGAACATGCTGATCAGGTGCATCTTCACCCCAAATCGGCGACGAGCATTTTCAGCTTCGGCTTGCGTCAACAAGTTCCGTCGCATGGCGACCCATCCAACTCGGGCGCCCGTCGTTCGCTGGATGAAAGCAGCTGCGGCCAACCCCATCACGGTTTTACCGCTGCCGGTCGGACTCTCGATCAAGACGCTGGCTGCCGCTGGGCTGGTCCGATCACCTACCTGGAAACGGCCTGCGAACATTCGGATCACCGACGCGATGATTCGGCTTTGATAGGGCCGCGGTTGCAGGCCGCTGGAAGCCCACAGTCCCGCTAGCGTGCCGCTGACTCCGTCGGCCATCGTCTGTATCGGCCGTGGATCAAATGCCGTGGCACTTGTCGACACCGATTGGTCCAAGTTGTTGATCAATCCATCGCTCCCTGGTTCGTGTTTACCAGTCATTTGATGACTGGCACTTGAAGACAGAAAGCAGTGTTGTTGGGCAATGTGACACGTCTGGTCACGGGACTGAAATCAGTCCTGGAAAGTTTTTTTGGCTCGGTGCTCAGGCCTGGACTCGGAGCCGCTGGTTCTCATTGTCCCGAAATTTCGATGCGGCCATGCAGGCCAGCTCGCGCCTTTTTGTCGGTGTTGCCAACCGTTGCCCACAGACGGGCTTCTCCGGTGACCGGATGAAGCTCGGGAGACACATACGTGATTTTTCCAACAAGCGGTTGAGCTGAATCATCCCCATCGCTGCCTTTGGGAAAGAACTTGATCGATCGACCAATTAACTCCGGACCGTGCTGTTGTCCGTCGACAAAGCATTCGACCCGGATCGGGTCAACCGTCACCAAGCGGACCACTGGCTTGCCCGGTTCGACCCATTCGCCCGCCTCGACGGCGACTTCCACGACCTGGCCGGTGACGGGCGCCGCGATGCCATGTTTGTCCAAGCGAGCTTGGACAATTTTGGCTGCGGCTTGCTTTTCGTTGGCCTTAGCGCGAGCAACCGCTAAATCGTGATCCGCTTGTTCGATTGCCAATTCAGACTGATCGACCACCAACTGCAATTTGGCAATTTCGGTTTCACTGATTGCACCGGCAAAGCCACGGTTTGCATCGATGCTCTGTTCGAGCTCGCGAATTCGGACTTCTAAAGTTCGTTTGGCATAGCGAGTGTCGACGTCGTTTGATGCTTCGAGTCGCGCGGCTTCGTAAGAGGCTTGTGCTGCTTCGTATTCTGTTCGAACTTGTTCGTTGTCCAACTGGACCATGCGTTGACCGACCGACACGATGTCACCTTCGGCCACTAACACTTCCGCGACAACGCCAGCAATCGGCGCGGCAATGAACGTGTTTTGAATCAGTGACAACTGAGCGTCGGCAATCATGATTGTTTCCGCTGGTGCGGCGGATGATTGGGCGCGTGCTGATCCAACATTCCCTACAAACAGCGAAATTGCCGCCAAGCACGATGCGGTAGTCCAAGGTGGTGGGAATCGAAAACTCATAAATCAGACTTTGGCGGCAAGCGTATGGAATGAAGGTGTGGTTGCCAATAGACTAAAGCCACACCCGTTTGGAAAGATAGATTTTGAGTGTCAAGATCAATTAGGCCATCCAGAGCGACGCGAAGTACCGCCTGCACTCTGTGACT comes from the Rubripirellula reticaptiva genome and includes:
- a CDS encoding efflux RND transporter periplasmic adaptor subunit, whose product is MSFRFPPPWTTASCLAAISLFVGNVGSARAQSSAAPAETIMIADAQLSLIQNTFIAAPIAGVVAEVLVAEGDIVSVGQRMVQLDNEQVRTEYEAAQASYEAARLEASNDVDTRYAKRTLEVRIRELEQSIDANRGFAGAISETEIAKLQLVVDQSELAIEQADHDLAVARAKANEKQAAAKIVQARLDKHGIAAPVTGQVVEVAVEAGEWVEPGKPVVRLVTVDPIRVECFVDGQQHGPELIGRSIKFFPKGSDGDDSAQPLVGKITYVSPELHPVTGEARLWATVGNTDKKARAGLHGRIEISGQ
- a CDS encoding DEAD/DEAH box helicase — encoded protein: MTGKHEPGSDGLINNLDQSVSTSATAFDPRPIQTMADGVSGTLAGLWASSGLQPRPYQSRIIASVIRMFAGRFQVGDRTSPAAASVLIESPTGSGKTVMGLAAAAFIQRTTGARVGWVAMRRNLLTQAEAENARRRFGVKMHLISMFDKNPPPCDLLIVDEAQHDAATSMANLHSKVRPTWTLGLSATPYRTDRIKLCFDQVIRDAGIAALIADGYLSQYHHYTIPDYTPSAVANLLATDADRWGKSLVFFHRRTECNELESMLRARGIRSDVVTATSNREQQLSDFVAGRFDVLINMAILTEGFDCPELKTVFCRPSGKGPTIQMAGRVLRTSHRVPHKQVVQCRLTKHPMMRTAMPQEQYLWSEDGWRSIRANARLDQMAMTARRRVAKADVKLPPLISMHRSRNRMAWLSQAE